Sequence from the Amycolatopsis sp. NBC_00345 genome:
CGCCGCGCCGAGCTCGTCACCGGGCTCTACGAGGCCGCCGCGGTGCCCGCCGGGATGGAGATGCTTGTCGGAACGCCGTTCCTGCCGCCGCTGCTGCGCTGGTTCGGCGTGTCGGTGGGGCGGCGAACGTGGATCGGCACCACCTACCTGACCGAGTTCGACCTGGTCCGGATCGGCGACGACGCCTGTGTCGGCACCGAGTCCTCCCTGCAGACCCACCTCTTCGAGGACCGCGTGATGAAGATGTCCTACGTGATCGTGGAGCCCGGTGCGACGGTCGGCACCCGCGCGATCGTGCTGTACGACGCTGTGGTCGGCGAGGAGGTTTCGCTGGGTTCGCTGTCGCTGCTGATGAAGGGCGAGCACCTCCCGCCCGGCACCCGCTGGCACGGTATCCCCGCGCAGGGCCTGAGCACCGTGGGAGCCGCCTCGTGAACCGTCCGCTCGCCCTCGTCTACCGCGGGCCGGCCACGATCGAAGGCTGCCCGGAGGCCGTCGCCGGATTCCTCCGGGAAAGCCCGTGGGAATTCGACGTCCGGTACGTCGGGCCGCGTGAGCGGATCCCGTTGGGACAGTCCGCTTTGGACACCGCGACGCTGTACGCGCAACCGGGCGGCGGGACGTTGAAGAAGGCGTTCAAGCACCTGCGCAAGCACTCCGACGACGTGCGTTCCTTCGTCCGAGGGGGTGGGCGGTACCTCGGGTTCTGCCTCGGCGGCTACCTCGCCGGCGCGACGCCCGGATTCGACCTGCTGCCCGGGGACACCGACCAGTACATCGGCTCCGAGGACGCCGAGCTGGACACCGACGGCAACGCGCTGATCGACGTC
This genomic interval carries:
- a CDS encoding BPL-N domain-containing protein, which translates into the protein MNRPLALVYRGPATIEGCPEAVAGFLRESPWEFDVRYVGPRERIPLGQSALDTATLYAQPGGGTLKKAFKHLRKHSDDVRSFVRGGGRYLGFCLGGYLAGATPGFDLLPGDTDQYIGSEDAELDTDGNALIDVRWRGRRRTLFFQDGPYFWLREGAEADVVATYRNGLIAAMAVPFGAGRVGVAGPHPEATEDWFTDAGLKVPAPGRAAAHELVDAVMASGR